The Lagenorhynchus albirostris chromosome 17, mLagAlb1.1, whole genome shotgun sequence nucleotide sequence gttttttgttaattgtttcagattttctacatagacactCATTCTAATGGCTTTTTAGCTATACCTCtttgcaccatttttttttagtgattgctctaggctttaaaatatatataccctTAATCTTTTACAGTGTACTTAGGGTTAATACCTTACCACTTCATATAAAATGTACAGCTCCATTCATCCTCAAGATCACTTATTCTATAGTTACTATATTATATTGATACATCTAAATTCATTATAAAGCACAGAAGACAAGgttataattttttcattaaacagtcatgtgttttttaaaaaaaattaagaggactGTAagtcatttatatgtatatatctaggTATTTACAATTCCCTATACTCTCATTCCTTCCTAAAGATTTGAGTTTCCCTCTATTACCATTTTACTTCAGCCTGAGGtgtttcctttagtatttctaaCAGCATAGGTTGGCCGGTAACAAATTCTTCTAATTTTCTCTTATGTCATAACACGTTTATTTTGcctttgaaggatatttttgctggatatagaaatctatgttaattttttccttcctgaaCCTAAAAAAATATTGTTCTAATATCTTCtggccttcattttttttttctgacaggaAGTCAGCAGTCATTTGATTCACTGTTTACATGTCTATACCATATTTTTCCTGTGGCAGATTAAAAATCTGTCTGCATATTTTTTGATACTCCTTACTTCAAAAGAAGGAGCCTAATTCCCCTCCACTTAAATGGGGTCCAGACTTAGATACTTGATTctaataaacagaatgtggtgaTGCCGTGTGACTTCCAAGACTAGATCATAAAAATATGGTTCAGAACACATATAAAGAGCTTCCATctggctgtctctctctctctctgtcttgttCTGAGGTAGGCTGGCCACTACATCATGAGGGCACTCAAGCAGTCCTAGTAAAGGGTCCACATGGAGAGAAACTAAGGCTTCCCACCAAATACCAGCACCAATTTGCCAGCTATGTGAATGGTCCACCTTGCAAGCAGACCCTCCAGCTCCAATCACATCCAGCTTCGGATAACATTTGACTACAATGTCATGAAAGTCCCAGATCATAATCTAAGCTGTTCCCAAACACTTGTCCACAGAAAAGGTAAGAAATGAtgtttactgttgttttaagccactaaatttggggataatttgttatgtagcaatggataactaataaattTCCTAACGCAAATGTCTCTGCATATTATATTCACTCTGATTCACCAATGCTTCCATTCATTTTACtcgtataaaagaaaaaaaaattgtaaaattcaaGATGCACCATGGCTGAAAAAATTGATCTATGGAAAATAATTAACTTGTGATAAAACCAATCTATTCTAAAACACCATTTTGTCTTACTGGTTTACTTTCACAGCCTGAGCACTCTGTATAATACTTGGTATATAAATAAGATACTAAATAACtactgctgaatgaatgaatgaatttgttcTTTCAGGCTTTAAGCTTCTGGAGGGCAATAATTGTGCTTTATTCACCTTTTTATCTCCCTTACATGGGACAGTGCTTAAATGAACATGCACCGTTCactgtttgttgaattaaatcaAACTTAACTGAAATTCTTGTTGAAGAAAATGATCTGGAAACAGAAGTGAAAAATCACGGcagaaaactaattttaaatatttctggacttccctggtggtgcagtggttaagaatccgcctgccaatgcaggggacatgagttcgagtcctggtccgggaagatcccacatgccgcggagcagctaagcccgagtgccacaactgctgagcctgtgctctagagcccgcgagccacaactactgagcccatgtgccacaactactgaagcccgcgcgcctagagcccatgctccacaacaaaagccaccgcaatgagaagccaatgcaccgcaacgaagagtagcctccgctcgccgcaactagagaaagcctgtgcgcagcaacaaagacccaatgcagccaaaaataaataaataaatttatatataaaaaaatatttctactgCACATTGACTGGTGCTGGTTTTCAAGCCCCACCACCTATCACATATATGCATAAAaaccacaaatttaaaaaacttaaatatttatattcagtTAGTTCCTAGTAGACCATATGGATTTTCATAATTTCCACCAAGAGAACACATCTTCAAATGTTTCTAGAGAATCTTTGTGACAAATATACAATGATAGGCATATGACTGTGCTTAGGTTGGAAACTATTGTAAGGGGGCAGAGTGAATTCGGCAGATCATCGGCAGAATTGGTAACCTGCACTGCTCCTTATCCAGTTGAGCCTTAAGCCATTTCCGTAGAGTTGAATTTTATGAGCACAGGGAATTTGAACATTCAGTCATACAACTGAGcaacttcttttcctctttgggaGGTAGTGTGTACCCAAGGTGTGTCTCAGTGGTTCAGAGCACAAGTCAGACTTCCTAGGTGCAAATCCCAGGCCCACCATTTACCAGTTTTGTGATCTTTGCCTTACAGCTTAACatctgccttagtttcctcacctgttaaaTACAGAAACGAATAGTACCttcctcacagggttattgtgaagataaaatgggttaatatatgaaaagtgcctgacacacagtaaacaCTAATCACAATTAGCTCTTACTGCCCTCAATACCAATCAGGAACTTGGAACATTGCAGGTGACTTGCAAATCATTATTAAATGAATGATTCATTCTGGGAGTACTGTATGGACATCTCTGCCCCCTTTCTGGATGGGGGGGGGTAGGTATTTGCCTTCTATGATCACACAAAAATTTTgattgtttattcctttttagaaATTCTCGATTAGATCCAAAAGAGGCAGCTGATTCTGTTCATTGATAAAGGATACACAAGTAATACTGGCACCTGATTACACTGAGTTGGGAATTAGAAAATAACACACGCTGGAGTAagaggcatttttatttttcattttaaccccTTCACAATGTGAAAGTGGCAGAAGGGTGTCAAGTATAGAAAAGAACACGGAGTTTCAGAATCGAAGTGTCTTCTGCATTGCTGGGCTTGTGGAAAGATCATTCTAAGTTTCAAACAGGGCCCAGCTTCTCCCACTTGACTGTGGGCAACGCCTGGGATTGGTACGAGGCCTAATCAGACTTTATATCCACAACACCTGTCACAGTGCCTCAGTCGGTAGAAagccagagaaaaatattttacacgGCTGAAATATTAATACTCGAGGCAACCAGGGCCTCAAACTTTCCATCCGTACCTCAACTTCCACCTACCTGGATGGACCCAAGTCTTCCCTTAGAACGACATTCCAAGGAGCAAGAAAAAGGGGGCCAGTTGAAACCTCTTCTCGGAGTTATGGGAACCACTTCCTTCGTCTGTTGctaaggagggaagaaggacagagagaggaggctgggggaaAGGAGCGCCTCTACACAGCGGAGCAATAGCCCCGTCCCACTTGGCAGTGGTCCCGCCGGTTCCATGAGTTACCCCGCCCCCAATCTCACCCGCCCTCATCTCGCACTTGGAAACAAACCCTTAGCAATACAAGCCTGGAACCCAGCGTCTCCGAGATGTCCCTGGGGGACTCCAGCCGCCGCAGAGAGGGAACTTCCCGGGGGCCCCACGGCATCCTAGTTGGCGCCGGGCTCAGGCCCTCAACCCTGCCTTCCTCACGAGGCTTTCCCGGAGGCGGCGAGAGCGTGGCCGGCCCGGAGGAGGCCCCAGCCGCCAGCCCGCTGCTAGAAGACCTCAGGCGGCGGCTGGCGAGCGCCTTCCAGCGGGCGGCGCCGCGCGGCGTCTCGAGGCGCTCgcgggaggaggcggcggcggaggcggcgcGGGAGGAGCGGAGCCGGGCGCGCGTCGAGAGCGCCCTGGCCGGGCTGCGCGCCGAGCTGGTGAGCCCGCTGGCGGCCGGCTCTCGGGGCCGCCTCTCCTTCGTCCTCTCCCGGGGCCCCCGGCCGCGGGCCGCGCACGCGCCCCACCGAGGGCTTGGGAGGCCGAGCGCCGCTTTTCCCAGGGAGAGGGTGAGGCCGTGCCGCGTGGGCGAGCTGGGCACTGGCCGTCGATCTTCCCCGACCGTGCCGATGCTCCTGCCTCCCAGGCAGCATCCAGGAgggaagcgggggaggggaggggtccgGCAGGGCCCGAGGTGCTGGCTGGCTGTCGAGGGCTGAGTCTACTAGTGACACACCCGAGACCTCCGTCACCACCCCTCCCCAACTTGTTCTATATTTTTCTACCGCATAGAAAGTTCCCTCTAGGGAACTCATAGTACGTGCATGTTATGGGGCTCGGAGGCGGAAGTTTCAATGAAATGAAATCACAGGATGGATGGAGCGAGTCCATCAGCAACTGTTTCTTTTATTCTGCAAGTTTTATCTTTCCCCTGGGTaagaattcagaaaacaaaaaatgataataaGGTATTTTGTAAAACTGTAGCTTTTTAACATTAGGCAGGAGGAACTGTAGGTAAATATTTTAGTTACTGTTTTGTGATTTAAACAATTTCCAAGTTAGGTACAATTTGAAAGAGACAAAATGAATAAGAGCAATTTAAGCTTTAAAACGGTGCTGCCCATGAATATGTGTAGTGGCGATTTGGGAAGTTCTAGTCTTTTGCATTGAATACTAATAAAATGTTAACCGCTACTTTAGAACGGATTCAACCATCAGTCAGTTGCCTGATTTAAGAACCTTAACAGTTTATCTTGTTTCTGAGTTTAAGAAGGGCAAGAAGGTAGTCAATTTAATTTTACCTGTGTTAACAATTTGAATTTGACAAGGTATGTATTCATTCTGACCCAGCCATATCGGAGAAACAcatggttttcttcagatacCTGAGCAGTGGCTGGGCGAGACCCCTCATTAGTAGAGATGGCCTGGAAGGGGGTGCTATGGACGAGGATGCCCACTGGAAGGCTGAGACCGGGCTTAGTCACCCTGTGCTGCTGACCTGGGGTGTCACCATCCCTCCCATACCTCagctgactcttttttttttttttttttcggtacgcgggcccctcactgctgtggcctctcccgttgcggagcacaggctccggacgcgcaggctcagcggccatggctcacgggcccagccggtccgcggcatgtgggatcttcccggaccggggcacgaacccgtgtcccctgcatcggcaggcggactcccaaccactgcgctaccagggaagccctcagctgacTCATTTAAATCAAGTGAAGAAATTACATTCAGTAAGCTCCGAGGCACTCGAACCTTCACATTCTAACTAGTCGTTCCACTAGCAGGAGTTTTAAGCAAGTAATGCAccgggggtggggaagaggtggagaataaaattccaaatagatgagggttcaaatcccagcattAACATTTACAGGCTCTGCTCTCACTGTTCCTATTACTTTAGGAATGCTAATTAGCAAGTTTGGgtttcagctgtaaaatggaaataataaactcATAGGATCACTGTAAGTATTGTATGAGTTAATGTTATATAAAGTGCATAGAACACAGACACTACTCAGTGGCTCTTACTGTGTTTTGGTTGTGCCCCCAAAGTGACAGATACATAGGCATGGAAGATCAAGGGTTTTTCTGGAAAGGACGCAAAGAATGTCACACATACACAGATGCTGTGTTCCTGAGATATAGATCATGGTCAACATCGTGGCCAACCATTTCACCATTGTGTGTGACCAGTCATGAAGAAGCAAAAGAATGTGGATCCTCAACACCATCACCACTAGAAGAAGTGGTGATAATGGGCCATTAGGCAGTTTTCTGTAGGAACTGGCACCTATCCATACGTGTATGTCCACACATCATCTGTTAGGGCGGTATTCGTGTAAGGAACAATGATGAACAGGTTCAGTTCATTTAGAGACATGTTGCTACTTATGAAATGTTATTTATGCTATTATGTGTTGTTTGAATTGGTCTTCTTAGTGGCTTGCATTGAATTCCAGGGCCTGTGAGTGAATTCCAGGGGTTCTATATACCTAAAATTGTATGCCAAATTTTGTATGCACATAAAATGCACTCCTTTCATAGCTTTCATTAGATTCTCAGTGGGATCcatgaggaaagaaaattaaggaatCACTGGTGTTTGACTTTCCTAAACAGGTGTGAGTTACACATACTTTGTTTTGCTTAGATGGTGAGCCATTATCAATAATCCAACTGCTTGATTCTTGGCATGAAGGTATAGGATGGGTGTTCATCAGTTTCTCCATTTAGTCATTCCTTCACTCAGTCTTttaacaaacacacagagaaccCACCATGTTGCGTGAGCAGGCAGTGCACCCCTAGCTGGGGATACAGTTATGAATAAGAACAAACTGTGCTCAAAATCATCAGTCTAGTGTAGGCTGTGTGCTAGGAGAGGCACATGTACAGAACACTGTGGAAGCACAGATAAGGCGAGACAGAGAAGGCTTCTAAGAAGAGCTGGCATCTGGCTGAGCTCAACAGGAAGTGGGTGGCAAGGGGCAGAGCGGGCAGAAGATGTGGCTCAGTACGACGTGTTTATTCTGGGACAGGCAAAGTTTCTGACCAGCTGCAGTGGGAGCTGGTGTGGGAAGAGGGCCAGGAAATAAAGCTGGAAGCATAGGGCAGGTTTATAGGGCGTCCGTTCCACACTGGAGAACAGAAGCTTCCTGTAGGCAAGGTGCCAGGGCTTCTTGTGCTAGTGGTTGTGTTGTTACTGTCTGTTTGCTGGATGTTCATTTACCTTATTCTTTGCAAATTCTTGCTATCAAAGAAATGGTTCCAGGTgctgaagaatgaagaaaaatatgtcagaggaaaactgaaagaaattttaTCCAGTGACTTTATTTTGCAAATTAGGAGGGGACCGCCCATATTTGCTTTTTACCAGTGGAATGTCCTGGTTCACCCTGGGGTGGTTTCTTTTGGTGAGTTGATGAGGGGTTTTCAGCAGAGAGAACAGGGTTCTCATGAACTGCATTAAACAAGACCCTAATTGAAGAAATACGCAAATAGTTGATTactagttttcaactataatgcaAAGATTATGTTGGACTAAGCTTTTGTCAGACTGCCTCTTAGGTACATTGCCCGAGAGATCGATCTATTTCTTAATACACGAGGACCTTCACAAACTCCCACTGGAGGGAGGGTATAAATCAGCCTTGCTGTATAACAGATTTCACTCTACAGTGAAAATTGTTAGATTCTATAAGTACACGCAAAGGGGTCGTTAAATGTTTTGCTCAACAGGGAGACCATTTAAAATCCTAAAAACTTGAAATGACAAGTAATCAAGTAAATGGGCCCAGGTCCTGAAAGTTCAGGGGGCCCTGAGCAGTTATCCTGGAGCTCAGAAAGCTCATAGAGATAAATGATTCCCTCGCAGATCACATGCCATTGCTTGGAAACAGCCTTCTATGCACAGGAATTTTTCAAATGG carries:
- the AARD gene encoding alanine and arginine-rich domain-containing protein, which gives rise to MSLGDSSRRREGTSRGPHGILVGAGLRPSTLPSSRGFPGGGESVAGPEEAPAASPLLEDLRRRLASAFQRAAPRGVSRRSREEAAAEAAREERSRARVESALAGLRAELLEMHFQNCQLARTLLDLNMKMQQLKKYELEIASELQSSEDNVVNME